The Athene noctua chromosome 33, bAthNoc1.hap1.1, whole genome shotgun sequence genome contains a region encoding:
- the LOC141972467 gene encoding SUN domain-containing protein 5-like — protein MSVTGTYWGALRHTGRALTLPLPLYQNQHLNPQFFTDLLVGGLSGSGSSSCPQRPLVPDLVPIPDGDGPQELRRVCAAPLETLRNWQTLLAEQTQNKQRLREEVAQLKAKFSSAEEVQDSSQAAPAKVSAATYDWALKSSGASIDMRRTSEAFSCTHWRCSVVEWFSQSTPDAVLEPDMSPGNCWPLPRHQGQVVIRLPARVHLTAVSVQHIYKDVSPSGTVVSAPRDVAVFGLDADGEEEALLLTFTYDVTKEAIQTFPLKTAPFPRAFSYVKFLVKSNWGNPEYTCVYRVQVHGLRAGAGTS, from the exons ATGAgtgtcactgggacatactggggagCACTGCGCCATACTGGGAGGGCTCTTACTCTCCCCTTGCCCCTCTACCAGAACCAGCACCTGAAcccccagttcttcactgacctcctggTGGGGGGGCTAAG TGGGAGCggctcctcttcctgcccccagCGGCCACTGGTGCCTGATTTGGTGCCAATACCAGATGGGGACGGCCCGCAG gagCTGAGACGTGTGTGTGCGGCACCCCTGGAGACCCTGCG GAACTGGCAAACTTTGTTGGCAGAGCAAACCCAAAACAAGCAGCGTCTGCGGGAGGAGGTGGCTCAGCTGAAGGCGAAGTTCAGCAGCGCAGAG gaagttcaggacagcagccaggcagcgcctgCCAAAGTCTCTGCCGCGACGTATGACTGGGCCCTGAAAAGCTCTG GTGCCTCCATTGACATGCGGAGAACTTCGGAGGCCTTCAGCTGCACACACTGGCGCTGCAGCGTTGTGGAGTGGTTCTCTCAGTCCACACCTGATGCTGTTTTGGAG CCGGATATGTCCCCAGGGAACTGCTGGCCTCTGCCGAGGCACCAGGGCCAGGTGGTCATCAGGCTGCCAGCACGGGTCCATCTGACCGCCGTCAGCGTGCAGCACATCTACAAAGATGTGTCTCCGTCCGGGACCGTCGTCAGCGCCCCCAGAGACGTCGctgtcttc GGACTGGACgcggatggagaggaggaagcgcTGCTCCTGACGTTCACCTACGACGTGACCAAAGAGGCCATTCAGACCTTCCCTCTGAAG ACCGCGCcgtttcccagagccttttcgTATGTCAAGTTCCTTGTGAAGAGCAACTGGGGCAACCCCGAGTACACCTGCGTTTACCGAGTGCAGGTGCACGGGCTGAGGGCGGGCGCAGGAAccagctga